One part of the Papilio machaon chromosome 5, ilPapMach1.1, whole genome shotgun sequence genome encodes these proteins:
- the LOC106708902 gene encoding cholinesterase-like, with amino-acid sequence MYLKVCCVAIFLMFFNTSRGAVRVDPLVDTKVGLIRGLKAEDGDYSMFLGIPYADVDKNNPFGPSTPHQKFDTIFDAVHDSVICPQILDNGTAVGIVDCLQLNVYVPRSASSDNKVPVLVYFYGGSFYRGYANRDLYGPRFLVKHDVILVTVNYRVGAYGFMCLDTPDVPGNQGLKDLLIALRWLKNNIESFGGNANKITLFGQSAGGRAVDFHLISEQEKLFDKVIIQSGISISPPVIGEVDTRAPRMLAEKIGFIPDNVPEALSFLATADPLIVVAAASEIDYTFRPCVENDFENVEKFVTNYTNNKKMPKVKTTPILTGYTDNELFLAHAGKDNEYFENLNIFEDTLKSYFDFDEERLKEMVNLVKQFYIGDEKMSNDNVQSIADFHSDFTYLHPIHRRTYQNVLNGAQTIYHYLFSYNGRRNMSFKGNVTMNGAGHGDDIGYLFQTRNLMDDEITAEDQIMIDRMTTLWTNFAKYGDPTPNVTDLLPIKWKPITEEKLYYYKIDSEVSLESRPFKKRMAFWDLFFKHNRQLQKGYQRS; translated from the exons ATGTATCTTAAAGTATGCTGtgttgcaatatttttaatgttttttaatacaagtcgAGGTGCCGTGAGAGTGGATCCTCTAGTTGATACAAAAGTTGGTTTAATTCGAGGATTAAAAGCGGAAGATGGAGattattcaatgtttttaGGTATACCGTACGCAGATGTTGACAAAAATAATCCTTTTGGA cCTTCTACACCACATCAAAAATTTGATACTATATTTGATGCTGTACACGACTCTGTGATATGTCCACAAATCTTGGATAATGGTACAGCTGTCGGTATCGTCGATTGTCttcaattaaatgtttatgtacCAAGGTCGGCGAGTTCCGATAATAAGGTACctgtactcgtatatttttatGGAGGCAGCTTTTACAGAGGCTATGCTAACAGAGATTTATATGGACCGAGGTTTCTTGTCAAGCATGACGTTATTCTTGTGACTGTGAACTATCGTGTAGGAGCTTATGGGTTTATGTGCCTTGACACGCCTGATGTTCCTGGAAATCAAGGCCTAAAAGATCTATTGATTGCGCTTAGATGGTTGAAAAACAACATCGAATCGTTTGGAGGAAatgctaataaaataactttatttggACAAAGCGCCGGAGGAAGAGCCgttgattttcatttaatatctgAACAAGAAAAACTGTTCGATAAAGTTATTATACAAAGTGGTATTTCAATATCCCCTCCTGTTATAGGGGAAGTTGATACAAGGGCACCACGGATGCTCGCTGAGAAGATTGGTTTTATCCCTGATAATGTTCCCGAAGCCTTATCATTCCTTGCTACAGCTGATCCACTTATTGTGGTAGCTGCAGCTTCAGAAATTGACTACACATTTAGACCGTGTGTAGAAAATGACTTTGAAAACGTTGAAAAGTTTGtcacaaattatacaaataataaaaagatgcCTAAGGTAAAGACAACGCCGATATTAACAGGGTATACTGATAATGAATTGTTTCTCGCACACGCAGGTAAAGACAATGAATACTTTGAAAATCTTAACATATTTGAAGATACTTTAAAAAGTTACTTTGATTTTGATGAGGAACGTTTGAAGGAAATGGTGAATTTAGTTAAACAATTCTACATTGGGGATGAAAAAATGAGTAATGATAATGTGCAATCTATAGCCGACTTTCATTCtgattttacttatttacatCCAATTCATAGAAGGACAtaccaaaatgttttaaatggagctCAAACgatatatcattatttattttcatacaacgGTAGAAGAAATATGTCGTTTAAAGGAAATGTAACAATGAACGGCGCAGGTCATGGCGACGATATTGGTTATCTGTTCCAAACACGAAATTTGATGGACGATGAGATAACAGCAGAAGATCAAATAATGATTGATCGAATGACAACTCTTTGGACAAACTTTGCAAAATACGG cgACCCTACACCGAATGTGACTGATTTATTACCCATCAAATGGAAACCTATAAcagaagaaaaattatattattacaaaatagatTCAGAAGTTAGTTTGGAGAGTAGACCGTTTAAAAAGAGAATGGCTTTTTGGGACCTATTCTTTAAACACAACAGACAACTACAAAAAGGTTATCAAAGGTCTtag
- the LOC106708650 gene encoding forkhead box protein unc-130 produces MSAKQNDKSKWRRRKCTKSPVVDNDCVSLAWLLNFRLDEIVKVKVPDDDDVVEPKIDVPDIPSAARKPPYTYPELIEKALREKGELTVSAIYQWISDRFPYYKANDERWKNSVRHNLSINPYFRKGARAPQGAGHLWSLAANAIDLLPLRPDADKKTEEVIHEVHVIECPKVIVLDEAAIAAASIIPEHDLFTGSTMFLNPVSTEQVVRECGLITVD; encoded by the exons ATGTCTGCAAAGCAAAACGATAAATCAAAATGGCGAAGAAGGAAATGCACGAAGTCACCAGTTGTAGACAACGATTGCGTAAGCCTGGCGTGGCTGCTGAATTTTAGATTAGATGAAATAGTTAAGGTGAAAGTTCCGGATGATGACGATGTGGTGGAGCCGAAGATCGATGTACCTGATATTCCATCCGCGGCGAGGAAGCCGCCATACACGTACCCGGAGCTGATCGAAAAGGCTTTGAGAGAAAAGGGAGAATTGACCGTATCGGCTATTTATCAATGGATTTC TGATCGCTTCCCCTACTACAAAGCGAATGACGAGCGCTGGAAGAATTCGGTCCGGCACAACTTGTCGATCAACCCGTACTTTCGAAAAGGGGCACGCGCTCCACAAGGCGCCGGTCACCTGTGGTCGCTCGCCGCCAACGCCATCGATCTGCTGCCTCTCAGGCCCGATGCTGACAAGAAGACTGAAGAAGTCATTCATGAAGTGCATGTCATTGAATGTCCTAAG gTTATAGTTCTAGACGAGGCTGCGATCGCCGCGGCCAGTATCATTCCCGAACATGATTTGTTTACCGGTAGTACAA tGTTCCTGAACCCCGTATCAACCGAGCAAGTGGTACGAGAATGTGGACTCATCACTGTAGATTAG